One Cryptomeria japonica chromosome 9, Sugi_1.0, whole genome shotgun sequence genomic window carries:
- the LOC131067426 gene encoding disease resistance protein Roq1 encodes MASSSSSARERSIASPKVYDIFISHRGPDVKDTLAKKLYERLQEKGYQAFLDRPEIEGGDSTLAAINNAIRSSAVQIAIFSKGYAESQWCLDELVLMLEQTKAGALFIPVFYDVKPSELRYINDKSQYASAFSTYESKGRNLDTLDPWKEALASAADRSGYELSQHAADISGYEHSQHEDDLCGKIVSRVLQEMQTRMPLPVAIYPVALDELVQDYASSCPQTAGWVGIFGLGGAGKTTLAKELFNRKRAGYDASCFLSDVRESHANRQLLSLQKQIFKDLFNEKPKQKLRNVDDGIARLKHRFGRERDRKSLIVLDDVDRQEQLNALLPQIEGMVNSCSLVIITTRDQSVLTAADITIRYKMKALDKDHAKQLFCSHAFPGPNVPSPYERLVESFIDFCGGLPLSLIVLGAHLRNEDVLCIFGS; translated from the exons ATGGCTTCATCGTCCTCATCTGCTCGGGAAAGATCGATTGCATCTCCTAAAGTGTATGATATATTCATCAGCCACCGAGGCCCTGACGTCAAAGATACCCTTGCTAAAAAACTCTATGAGCGTCTTCAGGAAAAAGGGTATCAGGCATTTCTAGATCGTCCAGAGATAGAAGGGGGAGATTCTACTCTTGCTGCCATAAACAATGCCATTCGCTCATCTGCTGTGCAGATAGCCATTTTTTCCAAAGGATATGCAGAGTCTCAATGGTGCTTAGACGAACTTGTTCTTATGTTAGAACAAACTAAAGCAGGGGCCCTGTTTATTCCCGTGTTCTACGATGTGAAACCTTCGGAGCTTCGTTACATCAACGACAAGTCTCAGTATGCTTCGGCATTTTCTACTTATGAAAGTAAAGGCAGGAATCTTGATACGTTGGATCCTTGGAAGGAGGCCCTTGCATCTGCTGCAGACAGATCTGGTTATGAGCTTAGCCAGCATGCTGCAGACATATCTGGTTATGAGCATAGCCAGCATGAAGA TGATTTGTGTGGAAAGATTGTGTCCCGTGTGCTGCAAGAAATGCAAACGAGGATGCCCTTACCTGTTGCGATATATCCGGTTGCACTTGATGAACTCGTCCAAGATTATGCAAGTTCTTGTCCACAGACAGCGGGGTGGGTAGGGATCTTCGGACTTGGGGGCGCTGGCAAGACCACTCTGGCCAAAGAACTGTTTAACAGGAAGCGTGCAGGATACGACGCATCATGTTTTCTCTCTGACGTGAGAGAATCGCATGCCAATCGTCAATTGCTCTCCCTGCAAAAACAGATTTTCAAAGATCTTTTCAATGAAAAACCAAAACAAAAGTTAAGAAATGTGGACGATGGAATAGCACGGCTGAAGCATCGCTTTGGACGGGAAAGGGACCGGAAGTCCCTTATAGTCCTAGATGACGTCGATCGTCAGGAACAGTTGAATGCCCTCTTACCCCAAATCGAAGGTATGGTCAATTCTTGTAGCTTGGTCATTATTACAACCCGTGACCAAAGTGTATTAACGGCTGCAGATATCACTATCCGTTACAAGATGAAGGCACTGGATAAGGATCATGCTAAACAGCTCTTCTGTAGCCATGCTTTCCCTGGACCGAATGTGCCTTCTCCATATGAAAGATTGGTTGAAAGCTTCATTGACTTTTGTGGAGGCTTACCTCTTTCACTCATAGTTTTGGGTGCCCATCTTCGTAATGAGGATGTGCTGTGCATTTTTGGAAGTTAG
- the LOC131067425 gene encoding disease resistance protein Roq1 isoform X1: MASSSSSALERSIASPKVYDAFISHRGPDVKDTLAKKLYERLQERGCQAFLDRPEIEGGDSIFSAISNGIRSSAVQIAIFSKGYAESQWCLDELVLMLEQTEAGALFIPVFYDVKPSELRYIKDKSQYASAFSTYESNDRNLDRLDVWKKALKSAADLSGYELSQYAADISGYERSRREDDLCEKIVSRVLKEMKKRMPLPVAKFPVALDEIVQDFEKNYSEKAGLVGIFGLGGSGKSTLAKELFNRKRDEYKASCFLSDVRESQARNGLHSLQRQLLKDLFDDQQELRNVDDGIARLKLRLGGARDWKFLIVLDDVDHLDQLDILILQLEGVLSSCSLVIITTRDQSVLTAADVTIKYPMKPMDRDRAKELFCSHSFPGRNLPFPYERLVERFIDFCGGLPISLMVLGAHVRGKGERYWKLELEKVKKITPQEIMHRLKISFDGLDKEEKQIFIDIACFFNKKDFLVRQDRVPRTDSVPFRRPTSVSIRLHGPREEIFYVDSTEPISIWKMSGWSAEHAVHILQNKCLIEVKIEDAYWRFEMHDHLRDLGRQLADDLVPRRLWKPEILRSMEEKGFEHILAETKARCFNSFWDSSLESNINYFVGSLNDYSETELLWLEINRHGGALEQFPSWIPLRRLQYLFVTLMDETWNRFQQQMQSNTQSNCECQATFELRRLRIFSTPYMPVSQRFKPRHPRTLELGQLQRLNILELQTCFDLQTISGLSSLTGLRSLHMRDCYRLETIADLSSLTRLESLHVQRCPKLQTIFRLSSLTGLQSLHVHECPKCEIMFCEEFKALQTIANLCNLEEIAILGCGQVQSVQGFEELKDLRRLVLQVSENGYAFVRNCVNGLRRLPSEYTVLIGGAVDEAMSRLNVNLFAEVIDGPTIREIGGEEYLVSMRSSSSAITVYALLYDCGMIEFSARLGTPYFDRFESGGGHMMITAVLPPRSQFKFEVFCRRHWYLRRVLKGFKARVSEGEEDKALTLLRSLIDRVYG, encoded by the exons ATGGCTTCATCCTCCTCATCTGCTCTGGAAAGATCGATTGCATCTCCTAAAGTGTATGATGCATTCATCAGCCACCGAGGCCCTGACGTCAAAGACACCCTTGCTAAAAAACTCTATGAGCGTCTTCAGGAAAGAGGGTGTCAGGCATTTCTAGACCGTCCAGAGATAGAAGGGGGAGATTCTATTTTTTCTGCTATAAGCAATGGCATTCGCTCATCTGCTGTGCAGATAGCCATTTTTTCCAAAGGATATGCAGAGTCTCAATGGTGCTTAGACGAGCTTGTTCTTATGTTAGAACAAACTGAAGCAGGGGCCCTGTTTATTCCCGTGTTCTACGATGTTAAACCTTCGGAGCTTCGTTACATCAAGGACAAGTCTCAGTATGCTTCAGCATTTTCTACTTATGAAAGTAATGACAGGAACCTTGATAGGTTGGATGTTTGGAAGAAGGCCCTCAAATCTGCTGCAGACTTATCTGGTTATGAGCTTAGCCAGTATGCTGCAGACATATCTGGTTATGAGCGTAGCCGGCGTGAAGA TGATTTGTGTGAAAAGATTGTGTCCCGTGTGctaaaagagatgaaaaagaggATGCCCTTACCCGTTGCGAAATTTCCTGTTGCACTTGACGAAATCGTccaagattttgaaaaaaattattcaGAGAAAGCGGGGTTAGTAGGCATCTTCGGACTCGGCGGGTCTGGCAAGAGCACTCTGGCCAAAGAACTGTTTAACAGGAAGCGTGACGAATACAAGGCATCATGTTTTCTCTCCGATGTGAGGGAATCCCAAGCCAGGAATGGCTTGCACTCCTTGCAAAGGCAGCTCTTGAAAGATCTCTTCGATGATCAGCAAGAGTTAAGGAATGTGGATGATGGAATAGCACGGCTGAAGCTTCGTCTTGGAGGGGCAAGGGACTGGAAGTTCCTTATAGTCCTAGATGACGTCGATCATCTGGACCAGTTGGATATACTCATACTTCAACTCGAAGGTGTGCTCAGTTCTTGTAGCTTGGTCATTATTACAACCCGTGACCAAAGTGTGCTAACGGCTGCAGATGTTACTATCAAGTATCCAATGAAGCCAATGGATAGGGATCGAGCTAAAGAGCTCTTCTGTAGCCATTCTTTCCCTGGACGGAATCTGCCTTTTCCATATGAAAGATTGGTTGAAAGATTCATTGACTTTTGTGGAGGCTTACCCATTTCACTTATGGTTTTGGGTGCCCATGTTCGTGGTAAGGGTGAGCGCTATTGGAAATTAGAATTGGAAAAAGTTAAGAAAATCACCCCACAGGAAATAATGCATAGACTTAAAATTAGCTTTGATGGTCTGGACAAAGAAGAGAAACAGATATTTATAGACATAGCTTGTTTcttcaataaaaaggattttttagtCCGTCAAGACCGGGTGCCAAGAACTGACTCTGTACCTTTTAGGCGTCCTACTTCAGTTTCAATTAGATTGCATGGTCCACGAGAAGAAATCTTTTATGTGGATTCAACTGAACCTATATCAATCTGGAAGATGTCTGGTTGGAGCGCTGAACATGCAGTTCACATTCTGCAAAATAAGTGCCTAATTGAAGTGAAGATCGAAGATGCGTACTGGCGCTTTGAAATGCACGATCACCTCCGTGATCTGGGGCGACAATTGGCAGATGACTTGGTCCCTCGTCGGCTGTGGAAACCAGAAATTCTTAGATCCATG GAAGAGAAAGGATTtgaacatatcctagcagaaacaaaggCTAGGTGTTTCAATTCGTTCTGGGATTCGTCCCTCGAATCCAATATTAATTATTTTGTAGGTAGTTTAAATGACTATAGTGAGACTGAACTCCTGTGGCTTGAAATTAATAGACATGGAGGCGCATTAGAACAATTTCCTTCGTGGATTCCTCTACGAAGATTGCAATATTTATTTGTTACATTGATGGACGAAACTTGGAACAGGTTCCAGCAACAAATGCAGAGCAATACTCAG AGTAATTGTGAATGCCAGGCCACTTTCGAGTTGAGGAGGCTGCGCATTTTCAGTACTCCCTATATGCCAGTGAGTCAAAGATTTAAGCCGCGACATCCGAGAACTCTAGAATTAGGGCAGCTACAGAGACTGAATATTCTTGAACTGCAGACTTGTTTCGATTTGCAAACAATATCAGGGTTATCTTCTCTAACAGGGCTTCGGTCTCTTCACATGCGGGATTGTTACAGATTGGAAACTATAGCAGATTTATCTTCTCTAACAAGGCTTGAGTCTCTTCATGTACAGAGATGTCCCAAATTGCAAACAATATTCAGGTTATCTTCTCTAACAGGACTTCAGTCTCTTCATGTGCATGAATGTCCTAAATGTGAAATAATGTTTTGTGAAGAGTTTAAGGCGTTGCAGACGATTGCAAATCTATGTAATCTGGAAGAAATCGCAATTCTAGGATGTGGTCAGGTGCAGAGTGTACAAGGTTTTGAAGAGTTGAAAGATTTGAGACGCTTGGTGCTTCAAGTGTCTGAGAATGGATATGCATTTGTACGAAATTGCGTTAATGGACTCAGG AGGCTGCCGTCAGAGTACACTGTTTTGATAGGGGGTGCAGTGGATGAAGCAATGTCTAGATTGAATGTAAATTTGTTTGCTGAAGTGATCGACGGTCCAACAATCCGTGAGATAGGGGGAGAAGAGTATCTGGTGTCCATGCGTAGCTCATCGAGTGCAATTACTGTATATGCtttacta tATGATTGTGGAATGATTGAGTTTTCTGCCAGACTAGGGACACCATATTTTGACCGATTTGAGTCAGGTGGAGGCCACATGATGATTACAGCTGTACTCCCCCCAAGAAGCCAATTCAAATTTGAAGTCTTTTGCCGGCGTCACTGGTATCTGCGTAGAGTACTGAAGGGGTTTAAGGCCAGGGTGAGCGAAGGGGAGGAAGATAAAGCTTTAACTCTACTGCGAAGCCTTATTGACAGAGTATACGGATAA
- the LOC131067425 gene encoding disease resistance protein Roq1 isoform X2 — protein sequence MASSSSSALERSIASPKVYDAFISHRGPDVKDTLAKKLYERLQERGCQAFLDRPEIEGGDSIFSAISNGIRSSAVQIAIFSKGYAESQWCLDELVLMLEQTEAGALFIPVFYDVKPSELRYIKDKSQYASAFSTYESNDRNLDRLDVWKKALKSAADLSGYELSQYAADISGYERSRREDDLCEKIVSRVLKEMKKRMPLPVAKFPVALDEIVQDFEKNYSEKAGLVGIFGLGGSGKSTLAKELFNRKRDEYKASCFLSDVRESQARNGLHSLQRQLLKDLFDDQQELRNVDDGIARLKLRLGGARDWKFLIVLDDVDHLDQLDILILQLEGVLSSCSLVIITTRDQSVLTAADVTIKYPMKPMDRDRAKELFCSHSFPGRNLPFPYERLVERFIDFCGGLPISLMVLGAHVRGKGERYWKLELEKVKKITPQEIMHRLKISFDGLDKEEKQIFIDIACFFNKKDFLVRQDRVPRTDSVPFRRPTSVSIRLHGPREEIFYVDSTEPISIWKMSGWSAEHAVHILQNKCLIEVKIEDAYWRFEMHDHLRDLGRQLADDLVPRRLWKPEILRSMEEKGFEHILAETKARCFNSFWDSSLESNINYFVGSLNDYSETELLWLEINRHGGALEQFPSWIPLRRLQYLFVTLMDETWNRFQQQMQSNTQATFELRRLRIFSTPYMPVSQRFKPRHPRTLELGQLQRLNILELQTCFDLQTISGLSSLTGLRSLHMRDCYRLETIADLSSLTRLESLHVQRCPKLQTIFRLSSLTGLQSLHVHECPKCEIMFCEEFKALQTIANLCNLEEIAILGCGQVQSVQGFEELKDLRRLVLQVSENGYAFVRNCVNGLRRLPSEYTVLIGGAVDEAMSRLNVNLFAEVIDGPTIREIGGEEYLVSMRSSSSAITVYALLYDCGMIEFSARLGTPYFDRFESGGGHMMITAVLPPRSQFKFEVFCRRHWYLRRVLKGFKARVSEGEEDKALTLLRSLIDRVYG from the exons ATGGCTTCATCCTCCTCATCTGCTCTGGAAAGATCGATTGCATCTCCTAAAGTGTATGATGCATTCATCAGCCACCGAGGCCCTGACGTCAAAGACACCCTTGCTAAAAAACTCTATGAGCGTCTTCAGGAAAGAGGGTGTCAGGCATTTCTAGACCGTCCAGAGATAGAAGGGGGAGATTCTATTTTTTCTGCTATAAGCAATGGCATTCGCTCATCTGCTGTGCAGATAGCCATTTTTTCCAAAGGATATGCAGAGTCTCAATGGTGCTTAGACGAGCTTGTTCTTATGTTAGAACAAACTGAAGCAGGGGCCCTGTTTATTCCCGTGTTCTACGATGTTAAACCTTCGGAGCTTCGTTACATCAAGGACAAGTCTCAGTATGCTTCAGCATTTTCTACTTATGAAAGTAATGACAGGAACCTTGATAGGTTGGATGTTTGGAAGAAGGCCCTCAAATCTGCTGCAGACTTATCTGGTTATGAGCTTAGCCAGTATGCTGCAGACATATCTGGTTATGAGCGTAGCCGGCGTGAAGA TGATTTGTGTGAAAAGATTGTGTCCCGTGTGctaaaagagatgaaaaagaggATGCCCTTACCCGTTGCGAAATTTCCTGTTGCACTTGACGAAATCGTccaagattttgaaaaaaattattcaGAGAAAGCGGGGTTAGTAGGCATCTTCGGACTCGGCGGGTCTGGCAAGAGCACTCTGGCCAAAGAACTGTTTAACAGGAAGCGTGACGAATACAAGGCATCATGTTTTCTCTCCGATGTGAGGGAATCCCAAGCCAGGAATGGCTTGCACTCCTTGCAAAGGCAGCTCTTGAAAGATCTCTTCGATGATCAGCAAGAGTTAAGGAATGTGGATGATGGAATAGCACGGCTGAAGCTTCGTCTTGGAGGGGCAAGGGACTGGAAGTTCCTTATAGTCCTAGATGACGTCGATCATCTGGACCAGTTGGATATACTCATACTTCAACTCGAAGGTGTGCTCAGTTCTTGTAGCTTGGTCATTATTACAACCCGTGACCAAAGTGTGCTAACGGCTGCAGATGTTACTATCAAGTATCCAATGAAGCCAATGGATAGGGATCGAGCTAAAGAGCTCTTCTGTAGCCATTCTTTCCCTGGACGGAATCTGCCTTTTCCATATGAAAGATTGGTTGAAAGATTCATTGACTTTTGTGGAGGCTTACCCATTTCACTTATGGTTTTGGGTGCCCATGTTCGTGGTAAGGGTGAGCGCTATTGGAAATTAGAATTGGAAAAAGTTAAGAAAATCACCCCACAGGAAATAATGCATAGACTTAAAATTAGCTTTGATGGTCTGGACAAAGAAGAGAAACAGATATTTATAGACATAGCTTGTTTcttcaataaaaaggattttttagtCCGTCAAGACCGGGTGCCAAGAACTGACTCTGTACCTTTTAGGCGTCCTACTTCAGTTTCAATTAGATTGCATGGTCCACGAGAAGAAATCTTTTATGTGGATTCAACTGAACCTATATCAATCTGGAAGATGTCTGGTTGGAGCGCTGAACATGCAGTTCACATTCTGCAAAATAAGTGCCTAATTGAAGTGAAGATCGAAGATGCGTACTGGCGCTTTGAAATGCACGATCACCTCCGTGATCTGGGGCGACAATTGGCAGATGACTTGGTCCCTCGTCGGCTGTGGAAACCAGAAATTCTTAGATCCATG GAAGAGAAAGGATTtgaacatatcctagcagaaacaaaggCTAGGTGTTTCAATTCGTTCTGGGATTCGTCCCTCGAATCCAATATTAATTATTTTGTAGGTAGTTTAAATGACTATAGTGAGACTGAACTCCTGTGGCTTGAAATTAATAGACATGGAGGCGCATTAGAACAATTTCCTTCGTGGATTCCTCTACGAAGATTGCAATATTTATTTGTTACATTGATGGACGAAACTTGGAACAGGTTCCAGCAACAAATGCAGAGCAATACTCAG GCCACTTTCGAGTTGAGGAGGCTGCGCATTTTCAGTACTCCCTATATGCCAGTGAGTCAAAGATTTAAGCCGCGACATCCGAGAACTCTAGAATTAGGGCAGCTACAGAGACTGAATATTCTTGAACTGCAGACTTGTTTCGATTTGCAAACAATATCAGGGTTATCTTCTCTAACAGGGCTTCGGTCTCTTCACATGCGGGATTGTTACAGATTGGAAACTATAGCAGATTTATCTTCTCTAACAAGGCTTGAGTCTCTTCATGTACAGAGATGTCCCAAATTGCAAACAATATTCAGGTTATCTTCTCTAACAGGACTTCAGTCTCTTCATGTGCATGAATGTCCTAAATGTGAAATAATGTTTTGTGAAGAGTTTAAGGCGTTGCAGACGATTGCAAATCTATGTAATCTGGAAGAAATCGCAATTCTAGGATGTGGTCAGGTGCAGAGTGTACAAGGTTTTGAAGAGTTGAAAGATTTGAGACGCTTGGTGCTTCAAGTGTCTGAGAATGGATATGCATTTGTACGAAATTGCGTTAATGGACTCAGG AGGCTGCCGTCAGAGTACACTGTTTTGATAGGGGGTGCAGTGGATGAAGCAATGTCTAGATTGAATGTAAATTTGTTTGCTGAAGTGATCGACGGTCCAACAATCCGTGAGATAGGGGGAGAAGAGTATCTGGTGTCCATGCGTAGCTCATCGAGTGCAATTACTGTATATGCtttacta tATGATTGTGGAATGATTGAGTTTTCTGCCAGACTAGGGACACCATATTTTGACCGATTTGAGTCAGGTGGAGGCCACATGATGATTACAGCTGTACTCCCCCCAAGAAGCCAATTCAAATTTGAAGTCTTTTGCCGGCGTCACTGGTATCTGCGTAGAGTACTGAAGGGGTTTAAGGCCAGGGTGAGCGAAGGGGAGGAAGATAAAGCTTTAACTCTACTGCGAAGCCTTATTGACAGAGTATACGGATAA